TACGCGACCGAGAAGGCCAGGGTCAGCTACCCGGCCGGGATCGGGGTCGCCGACCTGATCGCGACCGTGGTGAAGACCGGGTACACGGCCGAGGAGCCCGCGCCGCCTGCGCGCGAAGAGGCCCAGGAGGCCCCCGAGCTCGCCGCCCTCCGTCAGCGGCTCGTCGTCTCCGCCGTGCTGGCCGTCCCCGTCGTCCTGCTCTCCATGATCCCCGCCCTCCAGTTCGACAACTGGCAGTGGCTCGCGCTCACCCTCGCCTCGCCCGTCGTCGTGTGGGGCGGGTGGCCCTTCCACAAGGCCGCCTGGACGAACATGAGGCACGCCGCGGCCACCATGGACACCCTGGTCTCGGTCGGTACCCTCGCCGCGTTCGGCTGGTCGCTGTGGGCGTTGTTCTTCGGTGACGCGGGGATGCCGGGCATGCGGGAGCGGTTCGAGTTCACCGTCGGCGGCATGGACGGCGCCTCGACGATCTATCTTGAGGTCGCCGCCGGGGTCATCGCCTTCATCCTGCTGGGCCGCTATCTGGAGGCCCGCGCCAAGCGGCACGCCGGGGCGGCCCTCAGGGCACTGCTGGAGCTGGGCGCCAAGGACGTCTGCGTGCTGCGGGACGGGCGCGAGGTCCGGATCCCGGCGGAGCGGCTGGGCGTCGGGGACCGGTTCGTCGTACGGCCCGGGGAGAAGATCGCGACCGACGGCACCGTCGTCGAGGGCGTCTCCGCGGTGGACGCGTCCATGCTGACCGGCGAGTCGGTACCCGTGGACGTCGGCGTCGGCGACATCGTCACCGGCGCGACCGTCAACGCCGGCGGGCGGCTCGTCGTGGAAACGACCCGGGTCGGGGCCGACACACAGCTCGCGCGGATGGCGAGGCTCGTGGAGGACGCGCAGAACGGCAAGGCGCAGGTGCAGCGGCTGGCCGACCGGATCTCCGCGGTGTTCGTGCCGGTCGTCCTCCTCATCGCGGTCGCCACCTTCGGCGGGTGGCTCGGCGCCACCGGGGACACCGTCGCCGCGTTCACCGCCGCCGTCGCCGTGCTGATCATCGCCTGCCCGTGCGCCCTCGGGCTGGCCACGCCGACCGCGCTCATGGTGGGCACCGGGCGCGGCGCCCAACTCGGCATCCTCATCAAGGGCCCCGAAGTCCTGGAGTCCACGCGCCGCGTCGACACCGTCGTCCTGGACAAGACCGGCACGGTCACCACCGGCCGGATGACCCTCCAGGAGGTCCACGTCGTCCGGGACGCCGACGAGAAGCAGGTGCTGCGGCTCGCGGGCGCACTGGAGCACGCCTCCGAGCACCCCGTGGCCCGCGCGGTCGCCGCGGGCGCCGAGGAGCGGGTTGGACCGCTGCCGCAGGCCGAGCGGTTCGAGAACGTACCCGGGAAGGGCGTACGCGGGCGCGTGGAGGGCCACGAGGTGGCCGTGGGGCGGCTGTTCGACGCGCTGCCCGTCGAGCTGGCCCGGGCGAAGGAAGAGGCCGAGCGGGACGGCCGTACGGCGGTCGTCGTCGGCTGGGACGGC
This is a stretch of genomic DNA from Streptomyces sp. NBC_00285. It encodes these proteins:
- a CDS encoding heavy metal translocating P-type ATPase, which codes for MSSTTQVPTTPVAEVELVIGGMTCASCAARVEKKLNRMDGVSATVNYATEKARVSYPAGIGVADLIATVVKTGYTAEEPAPPAREEAQEAPELAALRQRLVVSAVLAVPVVLLSMIPALQFDNWQWLALTLASPVVVWGGWPFHKAAWTNMRHAAATMDTLVSVGTLAAFGWSLWALFFGDAGMPGMRERFEFTVGGMDGASTIYLEVAAGVIAFILLGRYLEARAKRHAGAALRALLELGAKDVCVLRDGREVRIPAERLGVGDRFVVRPGEKIATDGTVVEGVSAVDASMLTGESVPVDVGVGDIVTGATVNAGGRLVVETTRVGADTQLARMARLVEDAQNGKAQVQRLADRISAVFVPVVLLIAVATFGGWLGATGDTVAAFTAAVAVLIIACPCALGLATPTALMVGTGRGAQLGILIKGPEVLESTRRVDTVVLDKTGTVTTGRMTLQEVHVVRDADEKQVLRLAGALEHASEHPVARAVAAGAEERVGPLPQAERFENVPGKGVRGRVEGHEVAVGRLFDALPVELARAKEEAERDGRTAVVVGWDGVARGVLAVADTVKETSAEAVRSLRALGLTPVLLTGDNRAVAESVARAVGIHDVVAEVLPEDKVDAVRRLQGEGRVVAMVGDGVNDAAALAAADLGLAMGTGTDAAIEAGDLTLVRGDLRVAADAIRLSRRTLSTIKGNLVWAFGYNVAALPLAAAGLLNPMIAGAAMAFSSVFVVTNSLRLRAFR